Proteins from one Mesotoga infera genomic window:
- the lpdA gene encoding dihydrolipoyl dehydrogenase, with amino-acid sequence MYDAIVIGGGPGGYVCAIRLSQLGRKVALVEKEYLGGTCTNWGCIPTKAMLTSAHLFSEIKDKSKRLGIDVSDLNYRLDGIMSHMNRTVTTSRKGIELLLKKNGVDFFKDKALVKDPHSVLLEKDNSLLETKNIVLANGSEPSMFHPFSNVEGIWTSNDVFKLNEMPSSLAIVGGGVIGVEFATFFSTFGVKTTVIELAEHILPYEDTDVAEEIKKALKKKAVTVLEKTKVVSVEKLDKGYLLNTAGEEETTIEAEKLLVAVGRRAVLSDDIKNLGVEIGRGVVTDGHMRTSVPDVYAIGDIRAGIMLAHVASYEGIVAAHNIAGEDLEMDYSAVPSIIFSSPEVASTGLRESDLKGRSDVVVSRFPLSANGRARTILESSGFAKILAEHETGKVLGMSIVSPSATDLIMEAVIAVKNGLTVEQLENSIHPHPTLSETVLGALEGVEGKSIHI; translated from the coding sequence ATGTACGATGCTATCGTTATAGGGGGAGGCCCTGGAGGATACGTCTGTGCTATAAGGCTTTCTCAGCTTGGAAGGAAAGTGGCTCTTGTGGAGAAGGAATATCTGGGGGGCACCTGCACAAACTGGGGTTGCATACCGACAAAGGCTATGCTGACCTCGGCCCATCTGTTTTCCGAGATAAAGGATAAATCGAAGAGACTGGGCATCGATGTCTCGGATCTCAACTATCGACTCGATGGAATCATGTCACACATGAACAGGACTGTGACCACTTCACGCAAAGGAATCGAGCTACTGCTGAAGAAAAACGGTGTCGATTTCTTCAAAGATAAAGCCTTAGTAAAAGACCCCCACAGTGTACTCCTTGAAAAGGACAACTCCTTGTTGGAGACAAAGAACATAGTCCTTGCCAACGGATCAGAACCGTCAATGTTCCATCCATTCAGCAATGTCGAAGGGATATGGACGAGCAACGATGTGTTCAAGCTGAATGAGATGCCTTCGAGTCTTGCCATAGTGGGCGGCGGAGTCATCGGAGTTGAGTTCGCAACTTTCTTCAGCACCTTCGGAGTCAAAACGACCGTCATCGAGTTGGCCGAGCATATTCTGCCCTATGAAGATACAGATGTGGCGGAGGAGATAAAGAAGGCCCTGAAGAAAAAAGCTGTTACCGTTCTCGAGAAGACAAAGGTCGTATCAGTCGAGAAGCTCGATAAGGGTTATCTTCTCAATACGGCGGGTGAGGAGGAAACTACGATCGAGGCTGAAAAGCTTCTGGTAGCGGTAGGCAGAAGAGCAGTTCTCTCCGATGACATAAAGAATTTGGGCGTGGAAATTGGAAGGGGTGTCGTAACGGACGGACATATGAGGACTAGCGTACCAGACGTTTACGCGATCGGTGATATCAGGGCCGGTATTATGCTTGCGCACGTCGCCAGCTACGAAGGGATAGTGGCGGCACACAACATAGCGGGTGAGGATCTGGAGATGGATTATTCAGCAGTCCCCTCGATAATTTTTTCAAGTCCAGAGGTTGCTTCTACGGGTTTGAGAGAAAGCGACCTCAAAGGCAGGTCCGATGTTGTTGTCTCCAGATTCCCCCTGAGTGCCAACGGACGGGCACGGACTATACTAGAGAGTTCTGGCTTTGCCAAAATACTGGCCGAACACGAAACCGGGAAGGTTCTGGGTATGAGTATAGTCTCTCCCTCGGCTACCGATTTGATAATGGAGGCCGTGATCGCCGTGAAGAACGGATTGACCGTAGAGCAACTGGAGAATTCGATCCATCCTCACCCAACTTTGTCGGAAACTGTTCTGGGTGCACTTGAAGGAGTAGAGGGCAAGAGCATTCATATATAA